From the genome of Homalodisca vitripennis isolate AUS2020 chromosome 8, UT_GWSS_2.1, whole genome shotgun sequence, one region includes:
- the LOC124367887 gene encoding malate dehydrogenase, mitochondrial-like, which produces MTLSSLHYGSMVSRFLQSRVPLLHQEVNHLATTNQLRLNVAVCGASGGIGQSLSLLLKHSILIKELALYDIVDTIGVATDLSHIPTVPKVRGYVGSQQLKDALTGAQVVVVTAGTARKTGVTREDLFDLNAPVIKEITEGIAEAAPKAIIAVITNPINSLIPIAAEVLKKAGVFDPKKLIGITTLAVLRARTFIGRAKCIDPMYINIPVVGGHTGTTIVPLVSRATPPVSFPEEELEAIISKIQRAGTELYNVKGNSATLSMAYAGALFVDDLCRAITGEPNIVHCAYVTSEVEEVKYLATPVILGPDGIEKNLGVGKTSELESTLLKEAINIIRQSIEKGEEFVHKVSPV; this is translated from the coding sequence ATGACTCTTAGTTCTCTGCATTACGGGAGTATGGTGTCTAGGTTTCTCCAATCTCGAGTTCCCCTACTTCACCAAGAGGTTAACCACCTGGCTACGACAAACCAACTGAGGCTGAACGTCGCTGTGTGTGGTGCCAGTGGAGGAATCGGCCAAAGTTTATCGCTACTCCTGAAGCATTCGATCCTGATCAAAGAGCTCGCCTTGTATGATATCGTGGACACTATCGGAGTGGCGACGGACCTCAGCCACATACCGACCGTGCCCAAGGTCAGAGGTTACGTCGGCAGTCAGCAACTCAAGGACGCCCTTACGGGCGCCCAAGTGGTCGTCGTAACCGCCGGGACGGCGCGGAAAACTGGGGTAACCCGAGAAGATCTATTCGACTTGAACGCCCCCGTTATTAAAGAGATCACCGAAGGCATCGCCGAGGCGGCTCCAAAAGCCATCATAGCAGTCATCACCAACCCGATAAACAGCCTCATTCCGATTGCGGCCGAGGTCTTGAAAAAGGCTGGAGTCTTCGACCCGAAGAAGCTCATAGGTATCACGACCTTGGCCGTTCTCCGGGCGAGGACTTTCATAGGACGGGCCAAGTGTATTGACCCGATGTATATTAATATTCCTGTGGTAGGAGGACACACGGGGACGACCATCGTTCCGTTGGTGTCCCGTGCCACTCCTCCCGTTTCTTTCCCGGAGGAAGAACTGGAAGCTATCATCAGCAAGATCCAACGTGCCGGCACCGAACTCTACAATGTCAAAGGGAATTCGGCAACGTTGTCTATGGCTTACGCAGGTGCCCTTTTCGTCGACGACCTCTGCCGTGCCATAACTGGAGAACCCAACATCGTCCACTGCGCCTATGTCACATCCGAGGTCGAAGAAGTGAAGTACTTAGCGACTCCTGTGATCCTCGGTCCCGACGGCATCGAGAAGAACTTAGGGGTGGGTAAAACGTCCGAGTTAGAATCCACACTGTTGAAGGAAGCAATTAATATTATAAGGCAAAGCATCGAAAAAGGAGAAGAATTCGTGCATAAAGTTTCTCCAGTTTGA
- the LOC124367888 gene encoding malate dehydrogenase, mitochondrial-like translates to MFVSWIHFGSMLSRLLRSRVPLVLQDVKHLATTDQLSLNVVVCGASGGIGQPLSLLLKQSTLIKELALYDTVHSIGVAADLSHVPTLAKVKGFVGRDQLKDALKGAQVVVIPAGMPRKPGMTRDDLFDTNASIIKEITEGIAEAAPKAIIAVITNPINSTLPIAAEVMKKAGVFYPKRLIGITTLDVIRARTFIAEAKGFDPMHINVPVIGGHAGTTIIPLVSRATPSVSFPQDELEALTKKIQEAGTEVVKAKAGAGSATLSMAHAGALFVIDLCRAMAGDANIVHCAFVPSDVTELEYFATPVLLGPKGVQKNLGIGKLSDYEAKQMQEAIPIIKKSIQRGVEFVKKG, encoded by the coding sequence ATGTTTGTTTCTTGGATACATTTCGGGAGCATGCTTTCCAGACTTCTCAGATCTCGAGTTCCATTAGTTCTCCAGGACGTTAAACATCTGGCTACAACGGACCAGCTGAGCCTGAATGTCGTTGTATGTGGTGCTAGTGGGGGAATCGGCCAACCCTTATCTCTACTCCTCAAGCAGTCGACCCTGATAAAAGAGCTCGCCCTGTACGACACAGTCCACAGCATAGGTGTGGCGGCGGACCTCAGCCACGTCCCCACTCTGGCTAAGGTCAAAGGTTTCGTTGGCAGGGATCAACTCAAGGACGCCCTTAAGGGTGCCCAAGTGGTGGTGATCCCCGCGGGGATGCCGCGGAAGCCGGGGATGACCCGGGACGACCTGTTCGACACCAACGCCTCCATCATCAAAGAGATCACCGAAGGCATCGCCGAGGCGGCTCCAAAAGCCATCATTGCAGTCATCACCAACCCGATAAACAGCACCTTGCCGATCGCTGCCGAGGTCATGAAAAAGGCCGGAGTCTTCTACCCGAAGAGGCTTATAGGTATCACGACCTTGGACGTTATCCGAGCGAGGACATTCATCGCGGAGGCCAAAGGGTTCGACCCGATGCACATCAATGTTCCCGTGATCGGAGGTCACGCTGGGACCACCATCATCCCTTTGGTGTCACGGGCCACCCCTTCCGTCTCTTTCCCCCAGGACGAACTGGAGGCCCTGACCAAGAAGATCCAAGAGGCCGGCACCGAAGTCGTCAAGGCCAAAGCGGGTGCTGGATCAGCAACGTTGTCTATGGCTCACGCTGGCGCCTTGTTCGTCATCGACCTTTGCCGAGCCATGGCCGGAGATGCCAATATTGTCCATTGTGCCTTTGTCCCGTCCGATGTAACAGAGTTGGAGTACTTCGCTACCCCCGTACTTCTCGGTCCTAAAGGGGTCCAGAAGAATTTGGGGATAGGAAAACTTTCCGACTACGAAGCCAAACAGATGCAGGAGGCAATTCCTATCATCAAGAAAAGCATCCAAAGAGGAGTGGAATTCGTGAAGAAAGGCTAG